A part of Salvelinus alpinus chromosome 5, SLU_Salpinus.1, whole genome shotgun sequence genomic DNA contains:
- the LOC139576252 gene encoding FAS-associated death domain protein-like, whose product MSSFNNFLLKISGELVGDQLEKMKFLCIKEIGKNRLEKMTNGLQLFTGLMERNKLGPDNTVFLVSLLKDIGRLDLADKITNCESQYAGSPNDLPNDEEQAKLDIATKVITDNLGRRWRAYGRKLGLPEAKLDHISQKHPNDLEEQVVELLKEWRKMQKAEAKTDTMIKALRSCDQNYTADLIQTELEKLTANGGQ is encoded by the exons ATGAGCTCATTTAACAACTTTTTGCTGAAGATTTCAGGTGAACTTGTTGGTGATCAATTGGAGAAAATGAAGTTCCTTTGTATTAAAGAAATAGGGAAAAATCGTCTCGAGAAGATGACCAATGGTTTACAACTTTTCACGGGTTTAATGGAAAGAAATAAACTTGGACCTGACAACACGGTATTTCTAGTTTCGCTTTTGAAAGACATTGGCCGCCTAGATCTTGCAGACAAAATTACCAACTGTGAAAGTCAATATGCTGGATCACCGAATGATCTTCCTAACGACGAGGAGCAAG CAAAACTTGACATTGCAACCAAAGTGATCACTGACAACCTTGGAAGGAGGTGGCGAGCATATGGCCGTAAACTTGGCCTGCCAGAGGCCAAACTGGACCACATCTCACAGAAGCACCCTAATGACCTGGAGGAGCAAGTGGTGGAGCTTTTGAAGGAATGGCGAAAAATGCAGAAAGCTGAGGCCAAAACAGACACTATGATAAAGGCCCTTCGCTCCTGTGATCAGAACTACACTGCTGATCTGATACAGACAGAACTTGAAAAACTTACAGCTAATGGTGGACAGTGA